The sequence TGAGTGATAGTTAAGAAAGTATGACCAACGTGCGCAGCGTAATCTACACATAAACCTATCGCAAGTTCGAGACCAATACAGCAAACAATGTCGACAGTCATGCCCCATCTCTGCATCCAACCTAGAACATTAACTATAGTAAGCAAAACGCAAATAAATATCCACAAACACATTTGAAGATTCGTTATTAGTACAATTGTACAAACCATAACACAAAATAAAGCTAATTCTATATTTCGTTCAACTTCAATTGCAATAATTTCATCAGTGACCCAATTTCCAAAAACTTTAGACCAGACACTGCGATAACCAGACCCTGACGTTATATTAGCCGACTTCACGATATCTTTAATACGATGCATTGCAGGAATATATACCGCAGGTCCTTCGAACCTGATAAACCTGAACGATATTGATGAAGCTGTAATGGCGCTAATAGTTTTACCGCAAGAAAGATTAtctgtaaatttaaaattaatttgaaacCTCCCACCAACGGGGCTAAACAAAAATCTTgacaagtattttttaaactgttCATCTGATATAGCTTctgttttgtttaataaatcaCGTTTAAAATTTTTTAAGACGTAACCGTGAAAAACTTCTACCCAGGTTATGACTTCAGTTATATATGACTCATTCCTTATGACCTGTATCATGTcatataaatttataaactcCGCATTGTAATTCATATCGCCCAAAAACACCATTGCAGGTTGACCTTCATCAGGATAATACTTCTcgtgaatattcaaaaattctttataatatgtatcatCGGGGATGAACCACTTTGGGTCAAATCTTTGTTCTAATTTAAATATTGCATGAATACTAAAACCTGTcataattaatgtaaataaaatgattattgCTTTACCGGAagttgttaatataatattcttgTAAACATAGGCTAATAATTTCTGAAATAATGTCGTTTCAGTTGACAAAGTTATTTCCGTTTTATGTTTGTAACAAAATATTAGGCCATTCCTTTGTTCTTTAATTCTTTTAAGATCTAATGTAAAAACTGCTACATAAAACGTAACagaataacaaaatataaagaaCACTCCTACAGCTGCATATATACAAAACGACTTTAATGATGGCAATATTGTGATAGCGCCAATTAATAATGCCACAATGTCTGTAAACGAAGTGATCACTATAGATACCCCTGCATGCTTCAGCATTAGGCCAACCTTGACAGCAGTGCTTTTGTGTGAATCTGTAGCTTGGACCATTTTCCAACACGCATTCATCACAAACATATCATCTACTCCTAATCCCATTAAAAGAAATGGTAAAGATGAATGAACAGGGCCAAACGAGATGCCGACTAAAGAACACAAACCAATTGCTGTTAAATAGGCCATTCCAACGTTTAATAACCCAATGCTACCTAAAGTTAATCTGATTTCTAGCCAGTTACATCGAGAAACTGCACACACAACATAAAAAAACATCAGTATTATGCCAACAGATAACTTATCCATTTCTTGGAACATCGCTTGACCGCTTATATCTGCAAAACTTCTTCCTGCTTCATAATACAATTTGACATTTGTTTCattgaaattcaaattttggaCGTAGTCTAAAAACTCCTGTTCCCAAAATGCTAAAGGAACAGAGACCCACTCCTCAGTCCCGACTAAGTTTCCAACTTCATTGAGATCAACTTGTGTCATGTTTACATACATATACCAAGTCACTAAAAGTGATTTAGCTGCTACTATGGCACCATTTTCATCTTTCACCACTCCTCCTAACAGATTCGTGTAGTTTACAGGATGACCTGTAATCGGGTTTACTTTGACTGTATTGATTTGATCGATAATTTGATTTTCTGTAATGTCATGAATTGTTGTTTCATTGTTATTCCAAATATCTAGAACGTTATACTGGAGGCAAGCTAACTGAAAACTGCTAAGCAAAACGCAATAAAACCCGTCGTCTAACCAGAGGGAAGGATCTAAATATTCTACATCATATGTATCATGTTTATGTACAGAATTACTAATATTAGATTTTAAGGAGTCTTCAGATCTAGGTTTCCAATTAGAATCAGCTATTGTAACCACAGGAACTTTAAAACATAATTCGTTTAGGGagtaagttttattttgataatctATACTGAGTGCATTAACATGattggtaatatttttaactaaacgAAAGACGGATGGATCTAAGACATTATCTGCTGTTATCAGTACCTTCTGAATTCTAAAACCAGTCCCAAACTTATCAATATACCAATGAGTGTCATAATAAAAGTCTGAATCTGGAGGAACCCATAAATTCATAGGATTCTTTTccatataaaatgtaaatagtCCACCGCAACACAATAGAACGAACACCCATGTTGCCACAATCACTCTCCATGGATTCCTCGCGACAATCACTCCGAGAGAGAAAAAAACTCTCTCAACAAATGTAACAAAGATCGAAGAAATGTTTTCCCATAGCTGTTGAGGCGACTTGATTTTCTTTTTACTAGGCATAGGTGAAATAGGTAAATTATCACAGAACAGTAACAGTTATGTTAATAATAACAGACAATTATTTGCGTGGGTGATTCCAAAGTTCCATTCAATATCAGGTTACAACACATTTACGGAAGATATTTTGACTTCCGTTCATCACGGACCAATTTTTTTATCACAAAGGTTGTTCATAGATACACTTGGGCACAGTGAAACTCTAAAGTCAGCACTTTTTTCGAACCTAACGGGggacatcataataatattaggtaggtatatcaaatatcccttcataaaaatataccaatttTAAATTTACGATTAGCTTGTAAACACCATAAAGTTAGGTAGCAAAAGTCTATTATCACCAATTTTTCACTTGAACCGCAGTTGTCTccattgtaatttaattacgaCTAATGAGCAAATGTTGTAGTGAGATGACTGGATTTTCTTTGTTTATCTTGATTTAAAATTGGCGGGAAGCGCGAAATGCGACCGTAAGCACTGTTGGCggacttaaattatttaattgatgGACAACCGGACACTCAGAAATTCTGAgcattacaaagtactctgtgttcCGAGCTCAATAACCCAAAGATTACCGTAATATGCGGCATGGGCCCAGAACTAAAAT is a genomic window of Maniola hyperantus chromosome 12, iAphHyp1.2, whole genome shotgun sequence containing:
- the LOC138403105 gene encoding patched domain-containing protein 3-like, with product MPSKKKIKSPQQLWENISSIFVTFVERVFFSLGVIVARNPWRVIVATWVFVLLCCGGLFTFYMEKNPMNLWVPPDSDFYYDTHWYIDKFGTGFRIQKVLITADNVLDPSVFRLVKNITNHVNALSIDYQNKTYSLNELCFKVPVVTIADSNWKPRSEDSLKSNISNSVHKHDTYDVEYLDPSLWLDDGFYCVLLSSFQLACLQYNVLDIWNNNETTIHDITENQIIDQINTVKVNPITGHPVNYTNLLGGVVKDENGAIVAAKSLLVTWYMYVNMTQVDLNEVGNLVGTEEWVSVPLAFWEQEFLDYVQNLNFNETNVKLYYEAGRSFADISGQAMFQEMDKLSVGIILMFFYVVCAVSRCNWLEIRLTLGSIGLLNVGMAYLTAIGLCSLVGISFGPVHSSLPFLLMGLGVDDMFVMNACWKMVQATDSHKSTAVKVGLMLKHAGVSIVITSFTDIVALLIGAITILPSLKSFCIYAAVGVFFIFCYSVTFYVAVFTLDLKRIKEQRNGLIFCYKHKTEITLSTETTLFQKLLAYVYKNIILTTSGKAIIILFTLIMTGFSIHAIFKLEQRFDPKWFIPDDTYYKEFLNIHEKYYPDEGQPAMVFLGDMNYNAEFINLYDMIQVIRNESYITEVITWVEVFHGYVLKNFKRDLLNKTEAISDEQFKKYLSRFLFSPVGGRFQINFKFTDNLSCGKTISAITASSISFRFIRFEGPAVYIPAMHRIKDIVKSANITSGSGYRSVWSKVFGNWVTDEIIAIEVERNIELALFCVMVCTIVLITNLQMCLWIFICVLLTIVNVLGWMQRWGMTVDIVCCIGLELAIGLCVDYAAHVGHTFLTITQGSRNERAFKTVTSIGSAVLLGGGSTLLSLSLLSMSKAYTFQSFFKIFLLVILFGLFSGLLFLPVVLSLIGPKGHRNRDENELKSPEAVELNRKVHDKAKQIAEG